CCCGAGCAGGTGGTTCAACGCGACACCAATCATGCTCAGCGTGACTTTCCCCATGTACACCAGGGGCTTCCACCCCGCGTGCATGCTCTGCCCCTGCTCCCGTTCATGGCTGCCAATCGGCACCTCGACGACCATCCATCGGCGCAGCAGGACGTCTGTGACAAAATCCGCGTCTGGGAAATCCTCCGGGAAGCGCGTCGAGCGCGCATAATGATACAGCAGCCTGCGGCTCAATCCCCGCAGCCCGGACGTCGGATCGGAGATGCGCTTGCGCGTGAAGACGTAAATGAGGAGCCGAAACCACCGAATCGCGACCAATTTCAATGCCCCGGGCCGGAACGATGGGTCGCCGGCAAATCGCGATCCGATGGCTAAGTCCGCCCCGGACGTCCGCAGCGCCTCGCGCAAGCGGACCACATCGTCGGCGTTGTGCTGGCCGTCCGCATCGTACTGAATCACGTACGAATACTGCTGACTCAAGGCATACTTGTACCCGGTCTGCAGGGTGGTTCCATAACCCAGGTTGCACGGATGGGAAATCACCGTCACCGGGTACTGCCGCGCAAGACGTGCCGTGTCGTCGGACGACCCGTCGTCAATCACCAAAATATCCGCATCCATCCCTTTGGCCAGCAACGCGGACAGAGATTTTTCAATATTGGCAGATTCGTTGTACGCCGGCACCACGATCAACGTGTCGCTCATCCCGCACCCTACCCTTTGACCATTCCGAAGTCTTTTGATGGTTCTATCTTTTCTTGTTGAGTTGATGTTTCCTTGATGAGCCTATCTTGGTGTTGTCACGCCGACGGCACCGCGGCCGCGCAGCATGGCGAGATAAACGAGGCCGATCACGATGCAAACACCGCCGAGCAGCAGTGCACCGCCCCATCCATTGGACAGGCGTCCAGGCATCCTGAACAGCTGCAGAGCGCCGAGCGCCATCAGCAGCACGGCCGCATTGGCCAGTCCGAACCGCCGCACCGTCTGCGGTGCATGCCGCAGCTCGATGCCAAGGACGCGCCGAACGTACCAAAGTAAGAAGAGAGAACAAAAGCCACTGCCTGCTGCGGCACCAACGCCTATCGTCAGTGGTCCGAAGTGCGGTGTCATGAGGATGTCGAACACAGCATTCCCTGCACATGACAGCCCTGTGACAACGACAGGCAGCCAAAGCCGTCCCGTCGCAGCCGACAACCGGAACAACAGCGCCGACAATCCTTGCATCACAATCGCGATGGCGTAGCCGCCTACGAAAGTGGCTGTCAACGCGGCCGAGTGCTGGGAAAATGCGCCGCGTTCGAACAAGATTTGAACCAACGGGACACGGAATACGAAGAACACAATCGAAATGGGCAAACACAGCATCCAGCACAGCTCAACGGCTTGTCTCAGAATGCGTTCCACCTCGTGCATGCGCTGCTGTGCCACTGCTGCACCGAAGCCAGGCAGGAGAAACACGCCGAGCGCCGAAATGAAAACCCAGTTTGGGACCTGTCCGACACGATACGCATAGCTGAGTGCCGCTAATGACCCCGGGCCTAATTTCGACGCTGCGAATCGCTCCGCAAACCCGACCCCCTGCACACAACCCAAGTAGAATGCATATGAAATGACGATTCTGACAAGGCCAGTATATAAGGTTTTGATAGAAAAGTCTAACCTTGTCCGTCTTTGGAAGACGATGTCGTTTTTCCTTTGCCACCGCACCCAAACAAAGGCCATCGACACCATCATCAGCATGGCGCCCGCTGTGATGGACGCACACAAAACGACCGCGCCCTGTGTGAGCGGCATGCGGTGCAGCGCCGCCCACTGCGACGTCGCCAGCACCATCAAGTTGAGTAGAATGGGCACGCTGATGCTCACCCGAAAGTGCCCAAGCGCCTGCATCGCTCCCGCAACAGCATAATAGCAAGGATAAATCATCACGCTGGGCAAAAGCCACAGGTACATGCTGGACATCCCGGAAAGTTCAGCTGCATTCCTTGCGTACAGAGATAGAAAGGGCATGCGCACCGCAAGCAGCACGGCGGCGACGGCGACCGACATACAGAGAACCAGGCCCACCATCCGCACTGCGATGCGGGTGTAGTCCTGCGGACGCAAGCGTTCAGCCCAGTCCCCCAGTTGAGCCGCGGCGGCGACATTCACTGCGCTGCCAAACACGTTGTTGCCAATCGTGTCCACAATCGCGTACGTCGCCGCGAAGGCGTCCGCGGCGGCACTGGTTCCCAAGTACCCGGCGATCGCGACGTCTTTTCCAAACCCGCTCAGCGCCACCGCGGCGTTCAACAGCATCATGGACAACAGGACCCGGTGCGTCTGCAGCCATCCCATCCATCGCCGGACCCGGGCGGAAGCCGGCAGAACCGCACGGACCAGCCTGGCCGCCGCGGTGCGGTACCCTCTATCGAAATGCAACCTGGGTCCCTCCGCTTCCTGCCAGTTCTACGTCCGGAACGTCTTGACCGGCCACGACGTCCTGCAGCCGGCCAAACTGAAACTGTGCCAGCAGCCGCTGCAGCTTCCGTTCGGTCGTTCGGAGGTGATAGTAATGAGTGAGTCGAATGACGGGCGACCGTGTGATGCGCGGCTGTTGTACATCGACTTCCCAGGGATGCACGTACACCATGCCCGCCCGCTCCCGGTTCACCCGGCGCAGCATCGCCGTAATGATGCCGACGGGCAGGATGCGCAGATACAGGCCGCCCGAAAACGGAAACGCGGTACCGAACAGCCGCGCGACGCAGGAAGGAAACTCCACCAAGTTCAGCCGACGCCCGCCGACGACCGGGTGGAACGGGTGATGCGGCACGCCCTTCATCCCGGACAACGGCGTACGAAACGGCTGCAGGCTGGAGTCGACGCGAAACCCCAGTTCCTCCAAAAGCGCCAGGACCTCCAGGTTCTGATGAGAGACGGACCAGGACGGCGCCCGAAACGCGGTGACCGCCTGCCCAGACAAATCTTCCAAGAGGGCCTTCGACCACGTGAGGTCGCTGCGAATCTCCGCCAGGGTCATGCGTGTGAGCATCTGATGCCAGCCGCCATGGGAAGCAAGTTCATGCCCCCGGGAAACAATCTCCGTGACCAGCCCCGGATGCTTCTTCGCCACACACCCCAGCACAAAGAACGTACCCTTGACCCCAAACCCATCAAACAAATCGAGCAGTTTCCGCGTGTTGGCATCCACGCGGTCCTCAAAACGATCCCAAGTTTGAAGGGGAAAATCAAAGTCGCTGGTCTGGTACCAGTCTTCCACATCCACCGTGAGTGCATTTTGCACGCGCGATTCCCCCTTGCCATTCATCGTCTGCGAAACAGGTCACGCCAGGTCTCTTTCCGAACGGACAGGCCGCACAGCGCCCACAGGTAACCAAAAGTCGGGCCGACATCCGACCAGGAGAGAATATCGTCTTCCCCGCCAGCGCGCCGTCCGCCGAAAAACGGCGGATGACTGGAGAACCGGCGTGGATTGGCAAGGAAATGCAGCATATCGGCCGGCAGCAGCGACCGGCAGATAACCCCTGTCTGGTACTGAAAACAGGGCGCAACCTCGCGGTCAAGTGCCAGCTGGTAGTACATCCAGGGAAAGTCCACGCCAGCCAGGATGCTGCAGTGCAAGGAGTTCCAAAACCTCGTGTTGGCCTCCATAAAGGTGAGCTGCCCCGTCGTCCCGTTTCGCATGAACTCGAATTCGA
Above is a genomic segment from Alicyclobacillus cycloheptanicus containing:
- a CDS encoding glycosyltransferase family 2 protein; the protein is MSDTLIVVPAYNESANIEKSLSALLAKGMDADILVIDDGSSDDTARLARQYPVTVISHPCNLGYGTTLQTGYKYALSQQYSYVIQYDADGQHNADDVVRLREALRTSGADLAIGSRFAGDPSFRPGALKLVAIRWFRLLIYVFTRKRISDPTSGLRGLSRRLLYHYARSTRFPEDFPDADFVTDVLLRRWMVVEVPIGSHEREQGQSMHAGWKPLVYMGKVTLSMIGVALNHLLGKRGVTT
- the murJ gene encoding murein biosynthesis integral membrane protein MurJ, with amino-acid sequence MHFDRGYRTAAARLVRAVLPASARVRRWMGWLQTHRVLLSMMLLNAAVALSGFGKDVAIAGYLGTSAAADAFAATYAIVDTIGNNVFGSAVNVAAAAQLGDWAERLRPQDYTRIAVRMVGLVLCMSVAVAAVLLAVRMPFLSLYARNAAELSGMSSMYLWLLPSVMIYPCYYAVAGAMQALGHFRVSISVPILLNLMVLATSQWAALHRMPLTQGAVVLCASITAGAMLMMVSMAFVWVRWQRKNDIVFQRRTRLDFSIKTLYTGLVRIVISYAFYLGCVQGVGFAERFAASKLGPGSLAALSYAYRVGQVPNWVFISALGVFLLPGFGAAVAQQRMHEVERILRQAVELCWMLCLPISIVFFVFRVPLVQILFERGAFSQHSAALTATFVGGYAIAIVMQGLSALLFRLSAATGRLWLPVVVTGLSCAGNAVFDILMTPHFGPLTIGVGAAAGSGFCSLFLLWYVRRVLGIELRHAPQTVRRFGLANAAVLLMALGALQLFRMPGRLSNGWGGALLLGGVCIVIGLVYLAMLRGRGAVGVTTPR
- a CDS encoding DUF3473 domain-containing protein, which codes for MQNALTVDVEDWYQTSDFDFPLQTWDRFEDRVDANTRKLLDLFDGFGVKGTFFVLGCVAKKHPGLVTEIVSRGHELASHGGWHQMLTRMTLAEIRSDLTWSKALLEDLSGQAVTAFRAPSWSVSHQNLEVLALLEELGFRVDSSLQPFRTPLSGMKGVPHHPFHPVVGGRRLNLVEFPSCVARLFGTAFPFSGGLYLRILPVGIITAMLRRVNRERAGMVYVHPWEVDVQQPRITRSPVIRLTHYYHLRTTERKLQRLLAQFQFGRLQDVVAGQDVPDVELAGSGGTQVAFR